A part of Lutra lutra chromosome 2, mLutLut1.2, whole genome shotgun sequence genomic DNA contains:
- the FGFR1 gene encoding fibroblast growth factor receptor 1 isoform X3 — MWSWKCLLFWAVLVTATLCTARPAPTLPEQAQPWGAPVEVESFLVHPGDPLQLRCRLRDDVQSINWLRDGVQLVESNRTRITGEEVEVRDSVPADSGLYACVTSSPSGSDTTYFSVNVSDALPSSEDDDDDDDSSSEEKETDNTKPNPVAPYWTSPEKMEKKLHAVPAAKTVKFKCPSSGTPNPTLRWLKNGKEFKPDHRIGGYKVRYATWSIIMDSVVPSDKGNYTCIVENEYGSINHTYQLDVVERSPHRPILQAGLPANKTVALGSNVEFMCKVYSDPQPHIQWLKHIEVNGSKIGPDNLPYVQILKTAGVNTTDKEMEVLHLRNVSFEDAGEYTCLAGNSIGLSHHSAWLTVLEALEERPAVMTSPLYLEIIIYCTGAFLISCMVGSVIIYKMKSGTKKSDFHSQMAVHKLAKSIPLRRQVTVSADSSASMNSGVLLVRPSRLSSSGTPMLAGVSEYELPEDPRWELPRDRLVLGKPLGEGCFGQVVLAEAIGLDKDKPNRVTKVAVKMLKADATEKDLSDLISEMEMMKMIGKHKNIINLLGACTQDGPLYVIVEYASKGNLREYLQARRPPGLEYCYNPSHNPEEQLSSKDLVSCAYQVARGMEYLASKKCIHRDLAARNVLVTEDNVMKIADFGLARDIHHIDYYKKTTNGRLPVKWMAPEALFDRIYTHQSDVWSFGVLLWEIFTLGGSPYPGVPVEELFKLLKEGHRMDKPSNCTNELYMMMRDCWHAVPSQRPTFKQLVEDLDRIVALTSNQEYLDLSVPLDQYSPSFPDTRSSTCSSGEDSVFSHEPLPEEPCLPRHPAQLANGGLKRR; from the exons cccagccctggggagccccCGTGGAAGTGGAGTCCTTCCTGGTCCACCCTGGTGACCCGCTTCAGCTTCGCTGTCGGCTGCGGGACGATGTCCAGAGCATCAACTGGCTGCGGGATGGGGTGCAGCTGGTGGAAAGCAACCGTACCCGCATcacaggggaggaggtggaggtgcGGGACTCCGTGCCTGCCGACTCCGGCCTCTACGCTTGTGTGACCAGCAGCCCCTCGGGCAGTGACACCACCTACTTCTCCGTCAATGTCTCAG ATGCTCTCCCCTCCTCGGAGGATGACGACGATGATGATGACTCCTCttcagaggagaaagagacagataacACCAAACCAAACC CCGTGGCTCCATACTGGACATCCccagaaaagatggaaaagaaattgCATGCGGTGCCGGCTGCCAAAACTGTGAAGTTCAAATGCCCTTCCAGTGGGACTCCCAACCCCACACTGCGCTGGTTGAAAAATGGCAAAGAATTCAAACCTGACCACAGGATTGGAGGCTACAAG GTCCGTTACGCCACCTGGAGCATCATAATGGACTCCGTGGTGCCTTCGGATAAGGGCAACTACACGTGCATCGTGGAGAATGAATATGGCAGCATTAACCACACCTACCAGCTCGATGTCGTGG AGCGGTCCCCTCACCGGCCCATCCTGCAGGCAGGGTTGCCTGCCAACAAGACCGTGGCCCTGGGCAGCAATGTGGAGTTCATGTGTAAGGTGTACAGTGACCCACAGCCCCATATCCAGTGGCTAAAGCACATCGAGGTGAATGGGAGTAAGATTGGTCCAGACAACCTGCCTTATGTCCAGATCTTGAAG ACTGCCGGAGTTAATACCACCGACAAAGAGATGGAAGTGCTCCACTTAAGGAATGTCTCCTTTGAGGACGCGGGGGAGTATACGTGCTTGGCGGGTAACTCTATCGGACTGTCCCATCACTCTGCATGGTTGACCGTTCTGGAAG CCCTGGAAGAGAGGCCCGCGGTGATGACCTCGCCCCTATACCTGGAGATCATCATCTACTGCACAGGGGCCTTCCTCATCTCCTGCATGGTGGGCTCTGTCATCATCTACAAGATGAAGAGTGGCACCAAGAAGAGCGACTTCCACAGCCAGATGGCCGTGCACAAGCTGGCCAAGAGCATCCCTCTGCGCAGACAGGTAACA GTGTCAGCAGATTCCAGTGCATCCATGAACTCTGGGGTTCTGCTGGTTCGGCCCTCACGGCTCTCCTCTAGTGGAACCCCCATGCTGGCCGGGGTCTCTGAATACGAGCTTCCTGAAGACCCTCGCTGGGAGCTGCCTCGAGATAG GCTGGTTTTAGGCAAACCCCTGGGAGAGGGCTGCTTTGGGCAGGTGGTGTTGGCGGAGGCCATTGGGCTGGACAAGGACAAACCCAACCGTGTGACCAAAGTGGCTGTGAAGATGTTGAAGG CGGATGCAACAGAGAAAGACCTGTCAGACCTAATCTCGGAAATGGAGATGATGAAGATGATCGGGAAGCACAAGAACATCATCAACCTGCTGGGTGCCTGCACGCAAGACG GTCCTTTGTACGTCATCGTGGAGTATGCCTCCAAAGGCAACCTACGAGAGTACCTGCAGGCCCGGAGGCCCCCTGGGCTGGAGTACTGTTACAACCCCAGCCACAACCCAGAGGAGCAGCTCTCCTCCAAGGACCTGGTATCCTGTGCCTATCAGGTGGCCCGAGGCATGGAGTATCTCGCCTCCAAGAAG TGCATACACCGAGACCTGGCTGCCAGGAATGTGCTGGTGACCGAGGACAACGTGATGAAGATCGCAGACTTCGGCCTCGCGCGGGACATCCACCACATTGACTACTATAAAAAGACAACCAAC GGCCGGCTGCCTGTGAAGTGGATGGCCCCCGAGGCCTTGTTTGACCGGATCTACACCCACCAGAGTGATGT CTGGTCTTTTGGGGTGCTCCTGTGGGAGATCTTCACTCTGGGAGGCTCCCCGTATCCTGGCGTGCCTGTGGAGGAGCTTTTCAAGCTGCTGAAGGAGGGTCATCGGATGGACAAGCCCAGTAACTGCACCAATGAGCT GTACATGATGATGCGGGATTGCTGGCATGCGGTACCCTCTCAGAGACCTACCTTCAAGCAGCTGGTGGAAGACCTGGACCGCATTGTGGCCTTGACCTCCAACCAG GAGTACCTGGACCTGTCTGTGCCCCTGGACCAGTACTCTCCGAGCTTTCCCGACACCCGAAGCTCTACCTGCTCCTCGGGGGAGGATTCTGTCTTCTCTCATGAGCCGTTGCCGGAGGAACCCTGTCTGCCCCGACACCCAGCCCAGCTTGCCAATGGTGGACTCAAACGACGCTGA
- the FGFR1 gene encoding fibroblast growth factor receptor 1 isoform X4: protein MWSWKCLLFWAVLVTATLCTARPAPTLPEQAQPWGAPVEVESFLVHPGDPLQLRCRLRDDVQSINWLRDGVQLVESNRTRITGEEVEVRDSVPADSGLYACVTSSPSGSDTTYFSVNVSDALPSSEDDDDDDDSSSEEKETDNTKPNPVAPYWTSPEKMEKKLHAVPAAKTVKFKCPSSGTPNPTLRWLKNGKEFKPDHRIGGYKVRYATWSIIMDSVVPSDKGNYTCIVENEYGSINHTYQLDVVERSPHRPILQAGLPANKTVALGSNVEFMCKVYSDPQPHIQWLKHIEVNGSKIGPDNLPYVQILKTAGVNTTDKEMEVLHLRNVSFEDAGEYTCLAGNSIGLSHHSAWLTVLEALEERPAVMTSPLYLEIIIYCTGAFLISCMVGSVIIYKMKSGTKKSDFHSQMAVHKLAKSIPLRRQVSADSSASMNSGVLLVRPSRLSSSGTPMLAGVSEYELPEDPRWELPRDRLVLGKPLGEGCFGQVVLAEAIGLDKDKPNRVTKVAVKMLKADATEKDLSDLISEMEMMKMIGKHKNIINLLGACTQDGPLYVIVEYASKGNLREYLQARRPPGLEYCYNPSHNPEEQLSSKDLVSCAYQVARGMEYLASKKCIHRDLAARNVLVTEDNVMKIADFGLARDIHHIDYYKKTTNGRLPVKWMAPEALFDRIYTHQSDVWSFGVLLWEIFTLGGSPYPGVPVEELFKLLKEGHRMDKPSNCTNELYMMMRDCWHAVPSQRPTFKQLVEDLDRIVALTSNQEYLDLSVPLDQYSPSFPDTRSSTCSSGEDSVFSHEPLPEEPCLPRHPAQLANGGLKRR, encoded by the exons cccagccctggggagccccCGTGGAAGTGGAGTCCTTCCTGGTCCACCCTGGTGACCCGCTTCAGCTTCGCTGTCGGCTGCGGGACGATGTCCAGAGCATCAACTGGCTGCGGGATGGGGTGCAGCTGGTGGAAAGCAACCGTACCCGCATcacaggggaggaggtggaggtgcGGGACTCCGTGCCTGCCGACTCCGGCCTCTACGCTTGTGTGACCAGCAGCCCCTCGGGCAGTGACACCACCTACTTCTCCGTCAATGTCTCAG ATGCTCTCCCCTCCTCGGAGGATGACGACGATGATGATGACTCCTCttcagaggagaaagagacagataacACCAAACCAAACC CCGTGGCTCCATACTGGACATCCccagaaaagatggaaaagaaattgCATGCGGTGCCGGCTGCCAAAACTGTGAAGTTCAAATGCCCTTCCAGTGGGACTCCCAACCCCACACTGCGCTGGTTGAAAAATGGCAAAGAATTCAAACCTGACCACAGGATTGGAGGCTACAAG GTCCGTTACGCCACCTGGAGCATCATAATGGACTCCGTGGTGCCTTCGGATAAGGGCAACTACACGTGCATCGTGGAGAATGAATATGGCAGCATTAACCACACCTACCAGCTCGATGTCGTGG AGCGGTCCCCTCACCGGCCCATCCTGCAGGCAGGGTTGCCTGCCAACAAGACCGTGGCCCTGGGCAGCAATGTGGAGTTCATGTGTAAGGTGTACAGTGACCCACAGCCCCATATCCAGTGGCTAAAGCACATCGAGGTGAATGGGAGTAAGATTGGTCCAGACAACCTGCCTTATGTCCAGATCTTGAAG ACTGCCGGAGTTAATACCACCGACAAAGAGATGGAAGTGCTCCACTTAAGGAATGTCTCCTTTGAGGACGCGGGGGAGTATACGTGCTTGGCGGGTAACTCTATCGGACTGTCCCATCACTCTGCATGGTTGACCGTTCTGGAAG CCCTGGAAGAGAGGCCCGCGGTGATGACCTCGCCCCTATACCTGGAGATCATCATCTACTGCACAGGGGCCTTCCTCATCTCCTGCATGGTGGGCTCTGTCATCATCTACAAGATGAAGAGTGGCACCAAGAAGAGCGACTTCCACAGCCAGATGGCCGTGCACAAGCTGGCCAAGAGCATCCCTCTGCGCAGACAG GTGTCAGCAGATTCCAGTGCATCCATGAACTCTGGGGTTCTGCTGGTTCGGCCCTCACGGCTCTCCTCTAGTGGAACCCCCATGCTGGCCGGGGTCTCTGAATACGAGCTTCCTGAAGACCCTCGCTGGGAGCTGCCTCGAGATAG GCTGGTTTTAGGCAAACCCCTGGGAGAGGGCTGCTTTGGGCAGGTGGTGTTGGCGGAGGCCATTGGGCTGGACAAGGACAAACCCAACCGTGTGACCAAAGTGGCTGTGAAGATGTTGAAGG CGGATGCAACAGAGAAAGACCTGTCAGACCTAATCTCGGAAATGGAGATGATGAAGATGATCGGGAAGCACAAGAACATCATCAACCTGCTGGGTGCCTGCACGCAAGACG GTCCTTTGTACGTCATCGTGGAGTATGCCTCCAAAGGCAACCTACGAGAGTACCTGCAGGCCCGGAGGCCCCCTGGGCTGGAGTACTGTTACAACCCCAGCCACAACCCAGAGGAGCAGCTCTCCTCCAAGGACCTGGTATCCTGTGCCTATCAGGTGGCCCGAGGCATGGAGTATCTCGCCTCCAAGAAG TGCATACACCGAGACCTGGCTGCCAGGAATGTGCTGGTGACCGAGGACAACGTGATGAAGATCGCAGACTTCGGCCTCGCGCGGGACATCCACCACATTGACTACTATAAAAAGACAACCAAC GGCCGGCTGCCTGTGAAGTGGATGGCCCCCGAGGCCTTGTTTGACCGGATCTACACCCACCAGAGTGATGT CTGGTCTTTTGGGGTGCTCCTGTGGGAGATCTTCACTCTGGGAGGCTCCCCGTATCCTGGCGTGCCTGTGGAGGAGCTTTTCAAGCTGCTGAAGGAGGGTCATCGGATGGACAAGCCCAGTAACTGCACCAATGAGCT GTACATGATGATGCGGGATTGCTGGCATGCGGTACCCTCTCAGAGACCTACCTTCAAGCAGCTGGTGGAAGACCTGGACCGCATTGTGGCCTTGACCTCCAACCAG GAGTACCTGGACCTGTCTGTGCCCCTGGACCAGTACTCTCCGAGCTTTCCCGACACCCGAAGCTCTACCTGCTCCTCGGGGGAGGATTCTGTCTTCTCTCATGAGCCGTTGCCGGAGGAACCCTGTCTGCCCCGACACCCAGCCCAGCTTGCCAATGGTGGACTCAAACGACGCTGA
- the FGFR1 gene encoding fibroblast growth factor receptor 1 isoform X2, which translates to MWSWKCLLFWAVLVTATLCTARPAPTLPEQAQPWGAPVEVESFLVHPGDPLQLRCRLRDDVQSINWLRDGVQLVESNRTRITGEEVEVRDSVPADSGLYACVTSSPSGSDTTYFSVNVSDALPSSEDDDDDDDSSSEEKETDNTKPNRMPVAPYWTSPEKMEKKLHAVPAAKTVKFKCPSSGTPNPTLRWLKNGKEFKPDHRIGGYKVRYATWSIIMDSVVPSDKGNYTCIVENEYGSINHTYQLDVVERSPHRPILQAGLPANKTVALGSNVEFMCKVYSDPQPHIQWLKHIEVNGSKIGPDNLPYVQILKTAGVNTTDKEMEVLHLRNVSFEDAGEYTCLAGNSIGLSHHSAWLTVLEALEERPAVMTSPLYLEIIIYCTGAFLISCMVGSVIIYKMKSGTKKSDFHSQMAVHKLAKSIPLRRQVSADSSASMNSGVLLVRPSRLSSSGTPMLAGVSEYELPEDPRWELPRDRLVLGKPLGEGCFGQVVLAEAIGLDKDKPNRVTKVAVKMLKADATEKDLSDLISEMEMMKMIGKHKNIINLLGACTQDGPLYVIVEYASKGNLREYLQARRPPGLEYCYNPSHNPEEQLSSKDLVSCAYQVARGMEYLASKKCIHRDLAARNVLVTEDNVMKIADFGLARDIHHIDYYKKTTNGRLPVKWMAPEALFDRIYTHQSDVWSFGVLLWEIFTLGGSPYPGVPVEELFKLLKEGHRMDKPSNCTNELYMMMRDCWHAVPSQRPTFKQLVEDLDRIVALTSNQEYLDLSVPLDQYSPSFPDTRSSTCSSGEDSVFSHEPLPEEPCLPRHPAQLANGGLKRR; encoded by the exons cccagccctggggagccccCGTGGAAGTGGAGTCCTTCCTGGTCCACCCTGGTGACCCGCTTCAGCTTCGCTGTCGGCTGCGGGACGATGTCCAGAGCATCAACTGGCTGCGGGATGGGGTGCAGCTGGTGGAAAGCAACCGTACCCGCATcacaggggaggaggtggaggtgcGGGACTCCGTGCCTGCCGACTCCGGCCTCTACGCTTGTGTGACCAGCAGCCCCTCGGGCAGTGACACCACCTACTTCTCCGTCAATGTCTCAG ATGCTCTCCCCTCCTCGGAGGATGACGACGATGATGATGACTCCTCttcagaggagaaagagacagataacACCAAACCAAACCGTATGC CCGTGGCTCCATACTGGACATCCccagaaaagatggaaaagaaattgCATGCGGTGCCGGCTGCCAAAACTGTGAAGTTCAAATGCCCTTCCAGTGGGACTCCCAACCCCACACTGCGCTGGTTGAAAAATGGCAAAGAATTCAAACCTGACCACAGGATTGGAGGCTACAAG GTCCGTTACGCCACCTGGAGCATCATAATGGACTCCGTGGTGCCTTCGGATAAGGGCAACTACACGTGCATCGTGGAGAATGAATATGGCAGCATTAACCACACCTACCAGCTCGATGTCGTGG AGCGGTCCCCTCACCGGCCCATCCTGCAGGCAGGGTTGCCTGCCAACAAGACCGTGGCCCTGGGCAGCAATGTGGAGTTCATGTGTAAGGTGTACAGTGACCCACAGCCCCATATCCAGTGGCTAAAGCACATCGAGGTGAATGGGAGTAAGATTGGTCCAGACAACCTGCCTTATGTCCAGATCTTGAAG ACTGCCGGAGTTAATACCACCGACAAAGAGATGGAAGTGCTCCACTTAAGGAATGTCTCCTTTGAGGACGCGGGGGAGTATACGTGCTTGGCGGGTAACTCTATCGGACTGTCCCATCACTCTGCATGGTTGACCGTTCTGGAAG CCCTGGAAGAGAGGCCCGCGGTGATGACCTCGCCCCTATACCTGGAGATCATCATCTACTGCACAGGGGCCTTCCTCATCTCCTGCATGGTGGGCTCTGTCATCATCTACAAGATGAAGAGTGGCACCAAGAAGAGCGACTTCCACAGCCAGATGGCCGTGCACAAGCTGGCCAAGAGCATCCCTCTGCGCAGACAG GTGTCAGCAGATTCCAGTGCATCCATGAACTCTGGGGTTCTGCTGGTTCGGCCCTCACGGCTCTCCTCTAGTGGAACCCCCATGCTGGCCGGGGTCTCTGAATACGAGCTTCCTGAAGACCCTCGCTGGGAGCTGCCTCGAGATAG GCTGGTTTTAGGCAAACCCCTGGGAGAGGGCTGCTTTGGGCAGGTGGTGTTGGCGGAGGCCATTGGGCTGGACAAGGACAAACCCAACCGTGTGACCAAAGTGGCTGTGAAGATGTTGAAGG CGGATGCAACAGAGAAAGACCTGTCAGACCTAATCTCGGAAATGGAGATGATGAAGATGATCGGGAAGCACAAGAACATCATCAACCTGCTGGGTGCCTGCACGCAAGACG GTCCTTTGTACGTCATCGTGGAGTATGCCTCCAAAGGCAACCTACGAGAGTACCTGCAGGCCCGGAGGCCCCCTGGGCTGGAGTACTGTTACAACCCCAGCCACAACCCAGAGGAGCAGCTCTCCTCCAAGGACCTGGTATCCTGTGCCTATCAGGTGGCCCGAGGCATGGAGTATCTCGCCTCCAAGAAG TGCATACACCGAGACCTGGCTGCCAGGAATGTGCTGGTGACCGAGGACAACGTGATGAAGATCGCAGACTTCGGCCTCGCGCGGGACATCCACCACATTGACTACTATAAAAAGACAACCAAC GGCCGGCTGCCTGTGAAGTGGATGGCCCCCGAGGCCTTGTTTGACCGGATCTACACCCACCAGAGTGATGT CTGGTCTTTTGGGGTGCTCCTGTGGGAGATCTTCACTCTGGGAGGCTCCCCGTATCCTGGCGTGCCTGTGGAGGAGCTTTTCAAGCTGCTGAAGGAGGGTCATCGGATGGACAAGCCCAGTAACTGCACCAATGAGCT GTACATGATGATGCGGGATTGCTGGCATGCGGTACCCTCTCAGAGACCTACCTTCAAGCAGCTGGTGGAAGACCTGGACCGCATTGTGGCCTTGACCTCCAACCAG GAGTACCTGGACCTGTCTGTGCCCCTGGACCAGTACTCTCCGAGCTTTCCCGACACCCGAAGCTCTACCTGCTCCTCGGGGGAGGATTCTGTCTTCTCTCATGAGCCGTTGCCGGAGGAACCCTGTCTGCCCCGACACCCAGCCCAGCTTGCCAATGGTGGACTCAAACGACGCTGA